From one Bacteroidota bacterium genomic stretch:
- a CDS encoding ParB/RepB/Spo0J family partition protein, with product MSTKKSALGKGLSALLEGNITPEHVENAGAPVDTLGGPAKVMAGNVALINLSQIEANPFQPRTEFDESALKELAESIQTQGIIQPITVRKMGPDKYQIISGERRYKASRLAGLTSIPAYVRTANDQSMLEMALVENIQRENLNALEIAISYQRLIEECQLTQEGLGERVGKDRSTVTNYLRLLKLPPQIQFAIRDGRITMGHARAILGVDDIGMQLKIFNDILENDLSVRKVENLVRQNSPKKSGKKENSKASWAVEVRNLEDRLEHRYETKVEIKHKDNGSGQILINYFSNDDLNRLMDLLDFD from the coding sequence ATGTCAACTAAAAAATCAGCGCTCGGAAAAGGTCTTAGTGCCTTGCTGGAAGGAAATATTACTCCCGAGCATGTAGAAAATGCCGGAGCACCTGTAGATACACTCGGAGGTCCTGCGAAAGTAATGGCCGGCAATGTTGCCCTCATTAATTTAAGTCAGATTGAAGCGAATCCTTTTCAGCCACGTACTGAATTTGATGAATCAGCTTTAAAGGAATTAGCCGAATCCATCCAAACGCAAGGAATCATTCAGCCGATTACCGTGCGAAAAATGGGGCCTGACAAGTACCAGATTATATCCGGCGAACGTCGCTACAAAGCTTCCAGATTGGCGGGATTAACTTCCATTCCGGCCTATGTTAGAACTGCGAATGATCAATCCATGCTGGAGATGGCGCTCGTAGAAAATATACAGCGGGAGAACTTAAATGCATTGGAAATAGCGATCAGTTATCAGCGACTTATTGAAGAATGTCAGTTGACTCAGGAAGGTTTAGGAGAACGAGTTGGAAAAGATCGCAGCACGGTAACCAACTACCTGCGCTTACTCAAACTTCCTCCTCAAATTCAGTTCGCGATTCGTGACGGGAGAATAACCATGGGTCATGCCCGGGCTATTTTAGGAGTGGATGATATCGGTATGCAATTGAAGATTTTTAATGACATCCTGGAGAATGATCTTTCCGTTCGAAAAGTAGAAAATCTGGTACGTCAGAATTCTCCTAAAAAATCGGGTAAAAAGGAAAACAGCAAAGCTTCATGGGCGGTGGAAGTCAGGAATCTGGAGGATCGTCTGGAACATCGCTATGAAACGAAAGTAGAGATTAAACATAAAGACAATGGGAGTGGTCAAATTCTCATCAACTACTTCAGTAATGATGACCTCAACCGTCTGATGGATTTGTTGGATTTTGATTGA
- the rpsO gene encoding 30S ribosomal protein S15, producing the protein MLLNTESKKEIFKKYGKTETNTGSSEAQIAMFTQRINHLTEHLRSFKKDFSTQRSLISLVGKRRSLLDYLHKTDITRYRAIIAELGIRK; encoded by the coding sequence ATGCTATTAAACACTGAATCGAAGAAAGAAATCTTCAAAAAATACGGTAAAACTGAAACCAATACCGGCTCTTCTGAAGCACAAATCGCTATGTTCACACAGCGTATCAACCATCTGACAGAGCATTTGAGAAGTTTTAAAAAAGACTTTTCAACTCAGCGCTCATTAATCTCTTTGGTAGGTAAGCGTCGTAGCTTGTTGGATTATCTTCATAAAACAGATATCACCCGGTACAGAGCAATTATCGCTGAACTCGGTATTCGTAAATAA
- the pnp gene encoding polyribonucleotide nucleotidyltransferase, with protein MQPKAITVSSLLPDGREITIETGRLAKQAHGSVIVRQGNCMLLATVVSSQEAKEGVDFLPLTVDYQEKFASAGRIPGSFFRREARPTEQEILICRLIDRALRPIFPSDYHADIQIAVTLISADMDVAPDSLACLAASAAVTISDIPFGGPVSEVRVCRINGEFVINPKIADAENADIDLIVAGTAKDILMVEGECHEVAERDMAEAIRVGHEAIKGQCKTQEELVAKMGGVTKREYSHETNDEELREKVNKACFDAVYAAARQCNPNKNERKAAFKKVLEDFLATFSEEERAEKEKLIKKYYHDVEYDAMRAMILKDRIRLDGRGLTDIRPIWSEVGYLPSAHGSAVFTRGETQSLTTVTLGTKLDEQIVDQAMYQGTNNFMLHYNFPGFSTGEVKPNRGTSRREVGHGNLALRSLREVMPGEDQNPYTIRIVSDILESNGSSSMATVCAGSLALMDAGIKVTGAISGIAMGLITDGKGNFAILSDILGDEDHLGDMDFKVTGTDKGICACQMDLKVDGLPYDILLQALEQARAGRLHILGEMNKTISAPAEDYKPHAPRIVKLRVAKEYIGAIIGPGGKIIQEIQRQTNTTITIEEVNNEGLVEIASPDKACIDAALIRIRGIVTEPEVGEVYEGKVKTITTFGAFVEFMPGKDGLLHISEISNERLATMDGVFKEGDIVKVKLIEIDKKTGKYRLSRKVLMTNRPERVAPEA; from the coding sequence ATGCAACCAAAAGCTATTACCGTATCTTCCCTATTACCGGACGGCAGGGAGATTACTATCGAAACAGGCCGTCTGGCTAAACAGGCACACGGTTCTGTAATTGTCCGTCAGGGTAACTGTATGTTGCTCGCTACTGTAGTTTCTTCTCAAGAGGCAAAAGAAGGTGTTGATTTCCTTCCTTTAACTGTGGATTATCAGGAAAAATTTGCTTCTGCCGGTCGGATTCCCGGTTCTTTCTTTCGTCGTGAAGCACGTCCGACGGAACAGGAAATCCTGATTTGTCGTCTTATCGATCGTGCCCTCCGCCCTATTTTCCCATCCGATTATCATGCCGATATCCAAATTGCAGTAACGTTGATTTCTGCTGATATGGATGTAGCTCCTGATAGCCTGGCTTGCCTGGCTGCATCTGCTGCTGTCACCATTTCCGACATTCCATTTGGAGGTCCTGTTTCAGAAGTACGTGTATGCAGAATAAATGGCGAGTTTGTGATCAACCCTAAAATTGCTGATGCTGAAAATGCAGATATCGATCTGATTGTTGCCGGTACCGCTAAGGATATCCTGATGGTAGAAGGTGAATGTCATGAAGTAGCTGAAAGAGATATGGCGGAAGCGATACGTGTAGGTCATGAAGCGATTAAGGGTCAATGTAAAACACAGGAGGAACTCGTTGCGAAAATGGGCGGCGTCACTAAACGTGAATACAGTCATGAAACGAATGACGAAGAATTGCGTGAAAAAGTAAATAAGGCCTGTTTTGATGCCGTCTATGCAGCTGCTCGTCAATGTAACCCGAATAAAAATGAGCGTAAAGCCGCTTTCAAAAAAGTACTGGAAGATTTCCTGGCTACTTTCAGCGAAGAAGAGCGTGCAGAAAAAGAGAAGCTCATTAAGAAATATTATCATGATGTAGAGTACGATGCCATGCGTGCAATGATTTTAAAAGATCGTATTCGTTTGGATGGTCGTGGTCTGACTGATATTCGTCCGATCTGGAGCGAAGTGGGCTATTTGCCATCTGCTCACGGATCAGCCGTTTTTACGCGTGGTGAAACACAATCGTTGACTACTGTAACGCTGGGTACTAAACTGGATGAACAAATTGTTGATCAGGCGATGTATCAGGGTACGAATAATTTCATGCTCCATTATAACTTCCCTGGCTTCAGTACAGGTGAAGTAAAGCCTAATCGTGGTACCAGCCGTCGTGAAGTCGGACATGGTAATCTGGCCTTACGCTCCTTACGTGAAGTGATGCCTGGTGAAGACCAGAATCCTTATACCATCCGTATCGTTTCTGATATTCTGGAGTCGAATGGATCCTCTTCTATGGCTACTGTTTGTGCAGGTAGTCTGGCATTGATGGATGCCGGTATTAAAGTAACCGGTGCCATCTCAGGTATTGCGATGGGATTAATTACCGATGGAAAAGGAAATTTCGCCATTTTGAGTGATATCCTTGGTGATGAAGACCACCTGGGAGATATGGACTTCAAAGTAACCGGAACCGATAAAGGTATTTGTGCCTGTCAGATGGATTTGAAAGTAGATGGATTGCCTTACGATATCTTGCTACAGGCGCTTGAACAAGCACGTGCCGGACGTTTGCATATCCTGGGGGAAATGAATAAAACGATCTCTGCTCCTGCCGAAGATTATAAACCACATGCCCCTCGTATCGTGAAATTGCGTGTTGCAAAAGAATACATCGGTGCGATCATCGGACCGGGTGGAAAGATCATTCAGGAAATTCAGCGACAAACCAATACAACCATTACCATTGAGGAAGTAAACAATGAAGGATTGGTAGAAATTGCATCTCCTGATAAGGCCTGTATTGATGCGGCGTTGATTAGAATCAGAGGTATCGTGACCGAGCCGGAAGTTGGAGAAGTGTACGAAGGAAAGGTGAAAACCATTACTACATTCGGTGCTTTCGTTGAGTTTATGCCGGGTAAAGATGGCTTACTTCATATTTCCGAAATCTCTAATGAGCGACTGGCTACCATGGATGGCGTTTTCAAAGAAGGAGATATTGTAAAAGTCAAACTTATTGAAATAGATAAGAAAACAGGTAAATATCGTCTGTCCCGTAAGGTTTTAATGACGAATCGCCCTGAAAGAGTAGCTCCTGAAGCATAG
- the dapB gene encoding 4-hydroxy-tetrahydrodipicolinate reductase — translation MKIALIGTGKMGMAVEEQAIRAGHEILIRINHLNRSNYTAADLKRADIAIEFTQPDAAVDNRRWCLEAGISVICGTTGWQEMSGEVFQKFIAKKGAIITATNFSIGVNILFRLNRELAAWMNSHTDYHPFIEEVHHTRKLDKPSGTAVTLADGIFQSNQHVKSWMLTQGNPEVPNDVLAIHSVREGDVIGKHEVAWTSPIDKISIHHEAFNREGFAAGALLAASWLIGKIGVFSMEDVLFGNRKSHI, via the coding sequence ATGAAAATTGCACTTATCGGTACAGGAAAAATGGGAATGGCCGTGGAAGAACAAGCGATCAGGGCCGGTCATGAAATCCTGATTCGTATTAATCATCTGAACAGGTCCAACTATACTGCTGCGGACTTGAAAAGGGCCGACATCGCGATAGAATTCACGCAGCCGGATGCAGCAGTTGACAATCGCCGCTGGTGCCTGGAGGCAGGCATTTCGGTGATTTGTGGAACTACCGGTTGGCAGGAGATGTCGGGTGAGGTTTTTCAAAAATTCATAGCTAAGAAAGGTGCTATTATAACTGCCACCAACTTCAGTATTGGAGTCAATATCCTGTTTCGACTGAACCGGGAACTCGCTGCCTGGATGAACAGCCATACCGATTATCACCCATTCATCGAAGAAGTCCATCATACGCGCAAGCTCGATAAGCCCAGTGGAACAGCGGTAACATTGGCGGATGGTATTTTCCAATCCAATCAACATGTAAAATCCTGGATGCTTACTCAGGGCAACCCGGAGGTGCCCAATGACGTATTAGCTATTCATTCCGTACGTGAGGGAGATGTGATTGGAAAACATGAGGTGGCATGGACATCCCCCATCGATAAAATCAGCATTCACCATGAAGCCTTTAACAGAGAGGGATTTGCTGCCGGTGCACTACTTGCGGCCAGTTGGCTGATCGGTAAAATCGGGGTTTTCAGTATGGAAGATGTACTCTTTGGAAACCGAAAATCGCATATTTAA
- a CDS encoding WbqC family protein — protein sequence MTDLVLKDKTVIISSQYLPLRELFSAIITSGRIYMDGDELWRKQTLANRTFILGANGEQTLSIPIQHTGGVKTPVKQMRISYSQPWSRVHKGALFSAYNTSPFFTFFRDELFEIFDAQPEYLHAFNLALFKCLLGKLKYTGEILEELPQGEYADLRGKLTRGEIKESYPTGETYNQVFSSKFPFSSYLSALDCIANTGTV from the coding sequence ATGACTGATCTTGTCCTGAAAGACAAAACAGTCATTATTTCATCCCAGTATCTTCCTCTTCGGGAATTGTTTTCGGCCATCATTACTTCCGGGCGTATTTATATGGATGGAGATGAACTATGGAGAAAACAAACATTGGCGAACCGTACTTTTATCCTGGGTGCCAATGGAGAACAGACCTTATCTATCCCCATCCAACATACCGGAGGTGTGAAAACGCCGGTAAAACAAATGCGGATTAGCTATTCCCAACCCTGGTCCAGAGTGCATAAAGGAGCACTTTTTTCCGCATATAACACCTCTCCTTTTTTTACCTTTTTCAGAGATGAACTTTTTGAGATTTTCGATGCGCAACCGGAGTATCTCCATGCATTCAATTTGGCCCTTTTTAAATGTCTTTTAGGAAAGCTGAAGTACACAGGAGAAATTTTGGAAGAACTCCCGCAAGGAGAATATGCTGATTTACGAGGCAAATTGACCCGGGGGGAAATCAAGGAAAGTTACCCCACAGGTGAAACTTACAATCAGGTTTTCAGCTCTAAATTTCCATTTTCATCCTATCTCAGTGCGCTGGATTGTATAGCCAACACCGGCACTGTATAA
- a CDS encoding metal-dependent hydrolase has product MKITYYGHSCFTLEVKGKVVLFDPFISPNELASKIDINKIHADYILISHGHQDHIADAVSIAQRTGAKVISNWEIISWLGNQGLENTHPMNIGGHWFFDFGKVKCVNAVHSSSLPDGSYGGNPMGFLLETDEGNVYYAGDTALTLDMKLIGDYKRIDLAFLPIGNNFTMGIDNAVLASDFIRCEKIIGMHYDTFDYIKIDHDEAFGKFAAAGKELVLLQIAQSITL; this is encoded by the coding sequence ATGAAAATCACTTATTACGGACATTCCTGCTTCACTTTGGAAGTAAAAGGTAAAGTCGTTCTTTTTGATCCTTTTATCTCCCCCAATGAACTGGCTTCAAAAATAGATATAAACAAAATTCACGCTGACTATATCCTCATCTCTCACGGACATCAGGATCATATCGCGGATGCCGTTTCAATCGCTCAAAGAACCGGGGCCAAGGTCATCAGCAACTGGGAAATCATTTCCTGGTTAGGGAATCAAGGCCTGGAAAATACGCATCCGATGAATATTGGAGGGCATTGGTTCTTTGATTTCGGTAAAGTGAAATGTGTGAATGCTGTGCATAGTTCTTCTTTACCGGATGGAAGTTACGGCGGAAACCCAATGGGCTTCTTGCTGGAAACGGATGAAGGAAATGTCTACTATGCCGGTGATACTGCATTGACTTTAGACATGAAATTAATCGGTGATTATAAACGCATCGACCTTGCCTTTCTCCCTATCGGAAACAATTTTACCATGGGTATTGACAATGCTGTACTAGCTTCTGATTTTATACGTTGTGAGAAAATCATAGGCATGCATTACGACACCTTTGATTACATTAAAATTGATCATGACGAGGCTTTTGGAAAGTTCGCCGCTGCAGGAAAGGAGTTAGTATTACTTCAAATAGCTCAAAGTATAACATTGTAA
- a CDS encoding ParA family protein produces the protein MAKIIAIANQKGGVGKTTTAINLAASLAVLEYKTLLVDADPQANATSGVGFDPRTVKTSIYECIINEVSPKDIILETKTPHLYLLPSHIDLVGAEIEMIQMPNREKMMKQVLESIQGEFDFIIIDCSPSLGLITINALTGADSVIIPVQCEYFALEGLGKLLNTIKIVQSRLNPELAIEGILLTMYDMRLRLSNQVVEEVKTHFQDMVFDTIIQRNTKLGEAPSFGESIIMHDAASKGAINYLNLAREILQNNNMTGMSAEEKVMTDKVMEKLKISEN, from the coding sequence ATGGCAAAAATAATAGCAATAGCGAATCAGAAAGGGGGTGTAGGCAAGACTACAACTGCAATAAACCTGGCGGCAAGTCTGGCCGTTCTTGAATATAAAACACTTCTTGTTGATGCAGATCCGCAGGCTAACGCCACTTCGGGAGTTGGCTTTGACCCAAGAACTGTCAAAACTTCTATTTATGAATGCATCATCAATGAAGTCTCGCCGAAGGATATTATTCTGGAAACGAAAACGCCTCATCTATACCTTTTGCCCTCCCATATTGATCTGGTAGGTGCAGAAATTGAGATGATCCAAATGCCGAATCGGGAAAAGATGATGAAGCAGGTGTTGGAAAGTATTCAGGGGGAATTTGATTTTATAATCATCGACTGTTCACCTTCTCTGGGACTTATTACCATCAATGCATTGACGGGTGCTGATTCAGTCATCATTCCGGTACAATGTGAATATTTTGCCTTAGAGGGTTTGGGAAAGCTCCTGAATACCATAAAAATCGTTCAAAGCCGCCTCAACCCGGAATTGGCCATAGAAGGAATTCTGCTTACCATGTACGATATGCGTTTACGATTAAGTAATCAGGTGGTGGAAGAAGTGAAAACACATTTTCAGGACATGGTTTTTGATACCATTATTCAAAGAAATACCAAGTTGGGCGAAGCGCCTAGTTTTGGAGAAAGTATCATCATGCACGATGCCGCAAGTAAAGGAGCCATCAATTATCTGAATCTTGCCCGTGAAATCCTGCAAAACAACAATATGACAGGAATGTCGGCAGAGGAAAAAGTGATGACCGATAAAGTGATGGAAAAGCTGAAAATTTCCGAGAATTAA
- a CDS encoding acetyl-CoA carboxylase carboxyltransferase subunit beta has protein sequence MSWFKRIKEGITTATHEKKETPEGLWYKCPSCKSIIPSQEHEDNMWVCVKCGYHERIGSEEYFAMLFDNNEFIEINSEITSADPLQFVDTKKYNERLVDTQKKTGLKDAIRTASGNLNGFPITIACMDFKFIGGSMGSVMGEKISRAIDYSIENKTPFMIISKSGGARMMEAAYSLMQMAKTSAKLTQLSAAGLPYISFLTDPTTGGVTASFAMLGDLNIAEPGALIGFAGPRVVKETIGKDLPKGFQTSEFVLEHGFLDIIIKRPELKAKLGQLLGYFAH, from the coding sequence ATGAGTTGGTTTAAAAGAATAAAAGAAGGCATCACCACTGCCACGCATGAGAAGAAGGAAACGCCGGAAGGGTTATGGTATAAATGCCCATCCTGTAAGTCTATTATTCCCTCTCAAGAGCATGAGGATAACATGTGGGTATGCGTGAAATGCGGATACCATGAACGTATAGGTTCTGAAGAGTATTTTGCCATGCTTTTTGACAACAATGAATTTATTGAAATCAATTCGGAAATCACTTCTGCCGATCCGCTACAGTTTGTGGATACTAAGAAGTACAACGAGCGATTGGTAGATACTCAAAAGAAAACCGGCTTAAAGGATGCTATTCGTACCGCCAGCGGTAATTTGAACGGATTTCCTATTACCATCGCTTGTATGGATTTTAAATTTATTGGTGGGTCGATGGGGTCTGTCATGGGTGAAAAAATTTCCAGAGCCATTGACTATTCCATCGAGAATAAAACACCGTTTATGATTATCTCTAAATCAGGTGGTGCTCGGATGATGGAGGCGGCTTATTCCCTGATGCAAATGGCCAAAACATCCGCTAAGCTTACTCAACTTTCCGCTGCAGGTCTTCCCTACATTTCATTCCTGACTGACCCCACTACCGGTGGTGTTACCGCTTCCTTTGCGATGCTGGGGGATTTGAACATTGCCGAGCCGGGTGCTTTAATTGGTTTTGCCGGCCCGCGGGTAGTGAAGGAGACGATTGGTAAAGATTTGCCCAAAGGATTTCAGACCTCAGAATTTGTACTTGAACATGGATTTCTTGATATCATCATTAAGCGTCCCGAATTGAAAGCAAAGCTGGGTCAGTTGCTGGGTTATTTTGCCCATTAA
- a CDS encoding class I fructose-bisphosphate aldolase: protein MSIQKIHELLGKDADHLLNHTCKTISKDHIHLPGTDFVDRIFSGTNRSNQVLRSLQSIYGHGRLANTGYVSILPVDQGIEHSAGASFAPNPIFFDPENIVKLAIEGGCNAVASTYGVLAAVSRKYAHKIHFIVKINHNGFLTYPNKLDQIMFGSVEEAWNLGATAVGATIYFGSEESSRQIVEVAQAFERAHELGMGTILWCYTRNNAFKVDGVDYHTSADLTGQANHLGVTIQADIIKQKLPTNNGGYNAIKFGKTHKKVYEELTSPHPIDLCRYQVANCYMGRMGLINSGGESKGASDMAEAVTTAVVNKRAGGQGLISGRKAFQKPFAEGIQMLNAIQDVYLEKEVTIA, encoded by the coding sequence ATGTCGATTCAAAAAATTCACGAACTGCTCGGAAAGGATGCCGACCACTTGCTGAACCATACCTGTAAAACAATTTCCAAAGATCATATTCATCTGCCCGGAACTGATTTCGTGGATCGCATATTCTCCGGAACCAACCGTTCTAATCAGGTCTTAAGAAGTCTTCAAAGCATTTACGGTCACGGTCGATTGGCCAACACCGGATATGTGAGTATCCTTCCGGTTGATCAGGGTATTGAGCATAGCGCAGGAGCATCTTTCGCTCCCAATCCCATATTCTTTGATCCGGAAAATATTGTAAAATTAGCCATTGAAGGTGGTTGCAACGCAGTAGCTTCTACCTATGGCGTACTCGCAGCGGTATCCAGAAAGTATGCGCATAAAATTCACTTCATTGTAAAAATTAACCACAATGGATTTCTGACCTATCCAAATAAGTTAGATCAGATCATGTTCGGCTCTGTAGAGGAAGCATGGAATCTGGGCGCTACTGCTGTAGGCGCGACAATTTATTTTGGATCGGAAGAATCGTCCAGGCAAATTGTTGAAGTGGCACAGGCATTTGAAAGAGCACATGAGTTAGGTATGGGCACTATTTTATGGTGCTATACGCGTAATAACGCCTTCAAAGTAGATGGTGTCGACTATCATACTTCTGCGGATTTAACAGGGCAGGCCAACCATTTGGGCGTAACCATTCAGGCAGACATTATCAAACAGAAATTGCCTACAAATAACGGAGGATACAATGCCATTAAATTCGGCAAAACACATAAGAAAGTGTATGAGGAATTGACGAGCCCCCACCCTATTGATCTCTGCCGTTATCAGGTAGCCAATTGTTATATGGGCCGGATGGGATTGATTAATTCAGGAGGAGAAAGTAAAGGGGCAAGTGATATGGCTGAAGCGGTAACTACTGCTGTAGTCAACAAGCGCGCCGGCGGTCAAGGTCTCATCTCCGGCCGTAAAGCCTTCCAGAAACCATTTGCTGAAGGCATTCAAATGCTCAATGCCATTCAGGATGTGTATCTGGAAAAGGAAGTTACTATAGCTTAA